The genomic stretch TTCCTCTCATATGTAGCCCTATAAAAAAAGTCAAGGAAGGAAGTAGAGCATTATTCTTGCTTCATTGGAAATAGAAGGATACATCCATGATCCAGTGATGAGCATGCCAAACACACCAATCATCGCCATAACTTCAATGcggtctttcttcttcacacaTAGCTCCTGCACCACACATCCAATCATTTGACGGACTAgagaagaagacgaagaagaagaacatGACTTTTTCAGTACACCAACCATGCCGACATTGctcattgcaagaaataaagTTCCTGCAATCACGAGAATATCCCCTAACAGAGGTTCTGAAGCATCTGtaaaatattgattaaatataattattatctcTGATTGAAAATCAATATTCATAAGAATGTAAtcaatgcaaactctatatattgtacaaatttcaaactatgatctgaaccGTTAGATTCCAAGATTTGATGTCAATAGATGACAAATAATGTTAACAAAACATCAATCGGTTGACATATTCTGTTGACGttatttgtcatctgttgacatcaaTTCTTGAAATCTAACGCTCCatatcatagtttgaagtttataGGAAAGATGCAGTCACCAGATTATCACtacactatatatatatgatgatGAGAAAATGCGACCTTGAGCAGTCGGATCATAATCAGAGAGAACGACGAGAGCAAGGCCAAGCAGGGAAAGGCTTACTCCCAAGAAGTGCGAGATGACATAGCGAGTGCCCAAGAACATCCACGTCAGAAGAATCGCCCACGCGATGGTGCAGCAATCCAGCAAAGTCACGCTTGTGATTGATGTATACTGATAAGCTTTAGTGACTGCAACacatcaaaaatgaaaaatgaattttcaaaattcttaTCCTATTTCTAGGACAAGTGAAGATGTGAAAGAATCAAACCAGCATTTTAATTACATACCTAGATAGTTCCCCTGCACATCAACAAATGCAAGACAAACATACCAGTACCACGATACCTGTGTCCCAACTCAACCGAATCCGAGTCTCACCAATACGCTAATACCAAAACATAAGATTCTATATACTAACAATTGAaggttttttatatttttttttttaaaaaaaaatcaaatttcaaacCCGTAGTTTCTGCCGGCGCCACACCAATACGCTACCGTACACGGCAGCCAGAGCCAAATATGAAAAGAACGACACACTCATTGGCGCATCCACACCTTCACCATTAACACATCACTACTTATTTGACTTTTCTAGAGAATTAAcaccaaattaattaattactacctTGATTAGTGATCAAAGATACCGTGAAGCTGACCACGGCCAAATCGAGAGAAACCAACTGTCCTAAAAATATCAGCTGCAACGTTCGCGACATGGCTTCTTCTTCCTGCCTTTGGGATCCACTTTATATTTCATCAATGATATCTAAAACAAAAACGGGATCATTAATTTAATCTGCAACTCTTTAAATTAGGTGAAATACTAACTCTTTTGCCAACTACTGAGTCAACCCAATACCTAAATTAAAATTCCTACTCATTTGAGGTTAGTTACTTTGTTGGGCTTCTAAATATAAACAAATCGACGACAAGCTAATTCATCTTCCAACTACACCCAATGACCAAAAGGGATAATATTGATATATCGTTCAACTACTTCTTTCGCAATATTGACAACATACCACTACATTGGAACTTGTAAatactcaaaataaaattatatcaaATTCATCCAAATGGATTTACAGTAGATTACATATACATTATTGACTACGATATACATGTTTATCAatttatatgtacattattaaattttacGGGTCATTTAAAATTGGCTCATGAGTAAAATGAATACTCCCTTCGTTATATGAAAATAGAATAATTAGTTGacacaattttaatatttagttggtaaagtaagagtgaataatgtagagaagacttTTATCTACACTATTCTCTTTAttattttaccatttctccactttaattatttactatcatttttataaaacaagtgCTCAAAAGTAACTGAGACTGCTAAatcgggacggagagagtaataaatagttaaagtaaagaaatggtaaagtaagagagagaataatattaaGAAGACTCttctcaacattattctctctcttactttaccatttcttcactttaaccatttattatcatttttataaaacgagtatGCAAAAGTGACCGGGACACCTAATGgcagacgaagggagtactatcctccgtctcattcaagatgttcatctttcctttttagtttatcccacccaagatgtccactttctatatttgaaaataaatcccTATCTCCTAtgtcctcattaaaatattcaattacatgTTTATCTCTACTTACCACACCTATTgactcctaaaatcccgtgccactcaagaatatGGACATCTTGAGGGGAACGAGGGAGTAGTTGAAATAATGTAAGTGAATGATGAGGCTCATAAGTGATAGTAGgataaaagagaaggagaaataATTTCCATAAATGAATATAGACTATTTCTATACGatagataaaaaaagaaattcagTCTATTCTATGGGACGAGGAAAGTATTATATAGTATTGGTAGtgttaaaatgcaaactctaaatattgtacaaactccaaactataatctggaccgttagaaaatatcaacatatgacaaaataatagcaacaaaaaatgtcaaaacaACATCAAccattgacattgtgttgacatttttaattgctggtattttgtcatctgttgacattttctaacggtccagattatagtttggagtttgtacaatatttagagtttccATTTGATCACATCTCATATAGTAATAACCATTTTGCAGAAAATACACATCTTCCCTtgcataaattaataattttaattaaaataatttattgatatttaaaaatctaaagtttaaatttaattttataaaataaaatctaatattgaaataaagaaataaagtgaaggatgacaaaggaggaagaaaataaattttgaaataatatcaaatttagtacatcattgaaatattatcatattgaaaaagttaaaaatgtaaaaagaccaaattgtccAGCTCCCAAAAAGGGCATTTTCTGGAGAAAACAGTGCAAAAGGACCAATTGTGCATAGACTACtggagatatttttaaagtccagtgACTACGGCAAGATAAACTCATAGTTCAGgaaccatttttgtagttcccTCTATATAATATTAGTAAACTTAATTTTTAGAGTtacgtttttatttttaataaatatattattcaagagtgaactgcaccaaatAACCCTAACTTTTGCACTTGTTGCACCAGTTACCCCTATAAAAAATAGCACCAGAGGGCCtaacaaaatatacaatcacAAACGATGTTTTTTTAGccatttttcggacgaaaatgtcCAAATGGATTGAAGGGCATTCTCGTCTGATGATCGCCAAACCTGCACACCTACTTTGCATACCTGGAAAGTTTTGTCAAATCATTATATTTGGTGCAGATTTCCTATGATGAGTTTGTGTGAATATTTATCTCTCTCAATTTGATGAGTGTGCATGAAAAAAGTTATATTTACCGAAAACATCAAAACCTTTCTTAAATTATTCTTCGCACGTTATCTTCATATGCTATTTGTGATATTTACCAAAAACATCAAAACATTTCTTAAATTATTCTTCGCACGAGTTATCTTCATATGCTATTTTTATGAAGGTTAATTATATTGCCATAAAGCTACAAATGATGGTGATTTAACTAAGCCATGCATGAAATAAAGACTCGagataaatatataaaacataatATTCCATCgaataaaaaaatgcaatatgAGATTTTTTGCTCCCTGTAATATTGGAGAAAATGTTTTGATCATGAATAGTTTACTCAAGCAAATGGACGTAAAGTTGGACAAAATTAAGCTTCATCAAGATGTGTGCCATTTTATTTTAGCGATATCCGCACAAagctaataatattaaatatcacCTATTATTTTCAGTTAATAATTTTTTCCATAGGTCTAGTGTCTTTGGCATTAAGTGCATTTGGTATTTAACTAGTTAAACAAATCATTTGGCATTAAGCATGACCATAAAAGAGGGATGtattttcaattaaatttatgCATCCAGTTagataatcttttatttttcttatttaatttcttaatagCACAATGAAAATTTATTTGTTCTCCAATATAATGAACTTTATTTCACGTTTATCGAATAATTTCCTTTTCCTCCAGAAAAAACCTTTTTCCCATAAACCCCTTCGATAAAAGGATAAAAGGTTGCATTAATTTATTCgtactattttatttctctcgaaaatactaatattcctcaataaaatttaCACTATTATGTCGTTCCATAAGTGAAGCCCACATATTGATTTTGGATATCTAATTAGTAAAATGGCACATTAttttaagagagagaaaataatccTTTAAGTCATATCCTCTTGATGTGTCAGTGTGACAATACATGCAGCAGGTTGCATGGCAAGGCGATGTCAGCCTGGAGTGTTAATTTGACGAGAATGCCCTTTAAGGGCCTGAGGGTGTTATCGTCCGAAAAAACTTCTTTTgtgattgtatattttgttaGGCCCCTCGGGtactatttttttgttaagGGTCATTGGTGCAACAAGTGCAAAAGTTATGGTCatttggtgcagttcactcaTTATTCAATTATTTCGATACCCACACTATTATTActatatactccatttgtctcattagaaattaaacgttttctttttttgattgtcctattaaaaatgaaacgtttctaaaatggaaacaacactctctctactttttcccacttttactttactatccattcattactccctccgtcccacaaagattgtctcactttgaccgggcaagGGTTTtaggaaatttaattaaaagtgggttgaaaaggttagtggaatgtgaattctacttttatatattagttttataattaaatgtgagtaggaatgtgttagtggaatatgaggttcactgccaaaaatggtaaaaagtgaaatgagataaattttgtgggacggagggaaatggaaaaatgggacaatctttgtggggcggagggagtatctcacaaaataacactacataaaatttcgtgccaaaacaaaatgtttcatatttaatgggacggagggagtatatctttaATATCTATTGCTCATTTTTAAATTATCATCTCTATCTCAAACTATGTATTGTTCAAATCGGAATTATTTCTATCGTGTTGACAGTGAAAattttatatacaaaaattGTTAACAGTAGttctagggctggcaattttcgacacgacacgataatctgacacgaatccgcacgaaattattgggttgggtcaagtcttattggatccgtgtccttatcgggttgacccattaagaacccgataatttcgggttgggttcgggtcggatgcgggtcggatacgggtaacccattaagaaataatattattatttttattattatttaaaaatatatatattactttacttttttaatttcttataaattaggtttaaatagtataaaatgaattttaattgtgtaaattaggttaaaaattaaggtttaatcgtgtaatattagattttaatcgtgtaatatcatgttcgggttgttatcgtgtcgtgtcaacccatattatatcatgtcgataacgggttcgtgtcgggtgcgggtcgtgttcggatttgaaggtagcaagtcgggttcgtgttcggatttacagtttccttaacaggtcgggttcaggttatgCCTTATTggattgggtcattatcaggttgacccgataacgacccaatccgcacgatttgccagccctaagtAGTTCGGACACCACAATATTAAAGTCCTACGTCCGCCGCTGGATATACTAAGgttgggatggaggaagtatttgATAATATTTAACGGAAACTTTAGTCAtgaaataatatactccctctgtccctgaaaaatatgaatatttggtttgacatgaattttaatggataatgggtaaagtaagagagatatagagagaaaagttaattaaattattgttagtggataatgaatCCCACATCtttagagaatttttttttcaaaattcgaATATTCATACTTTGTAGGGACAAATGGAATAATAAattgatttaaattttattagattaaatagaaatattataatttataaaattatctttatttCATAAAGATAGAAAAGCACATCAAGATAAactatatttatctttttttttcataaaacatCTTTTTGCAATGGGAAGTGCATTTGAGAAATTACTTTTTGTTCATTTTGGTGAAGGTACCATCTTCATCAcacaaaaactaaataaagcaattatttttatttatatttttttgtttattttattctcttggaattcattatttttaacaAATACTTGATCTGtttcttaaaaagaaaaactttgGAAATTACatagttttaatacaaaattggtaaagtaagaaatatgaagagaagaaaatgagtaaagtaaaagagaggaagagaaaaagtagtactccatccgtcccaagaaAGTTGAGACAAAACTTTTGGACTCGGAGATTaagaatttatattaaataaataggagagataaaaaaaggaaatataagagagagtaaagtaaatgatggaataaagtaagagtgattagatgttttgtcttttgttaaaaaagaaatgactcaactttgttgggacggactaaaaaagaatacgactcaatttttttgggactgagggagtaattGAATTGGAATTAGTGAATTTTGAGgttcatttcttaaaatagtaagtttatattttaagaaacatgaatagaaaaaaattaatatttattttaataaaaaacatattttttcaatttaccAATAACCGTTAGAGAAGCTATAACATTGTACATAAATTATACATGTATATAATattcttaaattttattaaaaattaattttgttatttattgtattatatTATAAGTAGCAATAAGAAAGAAGTAATACAGAAAATTTATGTAAAATGAATCATGTTTTGGAGCTTGATtcgaattaattataaaatatttaataaaaaaaatattatatttcttaaatttaaaaatatttaagttaaaataaaataaaaattcaaagtgTTGCAAAATGATTAGTATAAAGtttatttaaatcaattaatgtttataaattcatttttaatgtaaaatattttataaatttcaatTATATACATTTATCGCTACCCTAAAATATTTTAGATATGTGGCTTCTTATAACCAACagtaatttgaataaaaaatggTCTAGTAAAATCAGTTTCTCAAGCcccaaaataataaagaaaaaaaaaacattcccGAGGGTGGATAAATATAAAATGGTGACAGAGTTTGTTAAGATATTTTCGTAAATGAAATGACATAATAAATTGAATATAGATAGATAGCAgtagaaacaaaaacaaaaaagaaggCGGGCCGTCCAAAAAAGCAGTAATTTTCTGGACCCCATTCCCTTCTTCATTTATCCCTCTTTCACATTTTGCTTTCCTTGCTGATTAAAAACTCTGTAAAGGGCAAAAACTGGAGGACCTTCCCATTCCAAATTCATCCTCCTTTTTTGCTCTTCCCAGATCATTCACCCATATTTAATCCCTACTAACCTCATCAATTCTATAATCCATATCTCCGTTTTGTGTGTTGGAAAGGGGAAAAAATAAGCCATGGCCGAAGAGCACGGATTCCAATCTCCCGAAGGCCACCGCCTCTGCGCCAACAACTGCGGCTTCTTCGGCAGTCCAGCCACCCAGAATTTCTGCTCCAAGTGCTATCACGATCTCTGCCTCGAGAACTCCGCCGATTCCACCTCCGTCTTCCCCGCCCCGTTGACCACCGGCGGCGGAGGATCTTCCGCTCCGGCGCATCACGCGGCGGCGGCTGTATCGATCTCCCTCCCTGAGAAGGCTCAGATCCAGGCTGCGCCGGCGGCGGCGAACAGGTGCTCGGCGTGCAGGAAGAAGGTCGGGTTGACCGGATTCCGGTGCCGCTGCGGGGTGACGTTCTGCGGGACACACAGGTACCCCGAGAAGCACGCGTGCAGCTTCGATTTCAAGTCGGTGGGGAGGGAGGCCATTGCGAAGGCCAATCCGCTGGTCAAAGCGGAGAAATTGGAGAGGATATGATGATGAAGCTTagatttgatttttcattttctgtGTGTGGATGAATGGATGGTGAATTCAAGTTAAGCAGATCGATCGATCCTTCCGTTTAGATTTGGCCGCCGTTGTAGTGAATTCGATGTGTATAATTTTTGCATTTTCTTAAATTTACTATGATTTCGTTTAACATTTACGCTTCATCACCAGTTTAATTTCCAGCTATTGATGATTTGAATTTACGTTTAATAACAAAActatctattttttaaaaaagaagcTGGTATCGTACATTCGTACATATAGTGgtatgagaaaaaaataaaagagggtGAAAAGTCTATCAGATCAGTGTCAGTGGATCGTTGATTTCATGAAGGCCATCCACGCCATCGTTCCGTCGCGGAGAGACTGAACGCTCGAGCGACGCGTTGCGGCACACCGACCCGTCCCTGCGAGACAAgagacgggctgtctcgccacgcaaCGTGGTGCGCCCCTGcaccatgcgtgacgcccactcgcgggcccgCGAGCGGGCATCGTTAAGCGCTAacgcaataaatctttttttaaaaaaatccgaatttaaaaaaaaaattaaaaaaaattgtaaacggtaatattaccgtttagaGTAAAGTCctaatttggtccttaacatattgcgtttttttttattttggtccaaaacattatcttttgaattattcggtccctcacatttgaaatcggatcacatttggtccattttggacggttccgtcaaatttttgacggttttaattaccgggtcacaaatccgtcactatcaaagagaaactgatccgtcactaatccgtcacaaatctatcacaaatccgtcactaacatgtcactaatccgtcactaattatCATTTTAGTCATTTACGTGTAAGTTACATAAATTAGGAAGAAATTGAGGCATGAAAGTACTATTATTAGAATAATgataattaaatactaatatattaactaactaaaatatAGAATAGTAAGTGGTATCAAAAAGTAGTACTTCTACTTTTTATTGTTGAAAATCGACGGACACGTATTTACATGTTTCTATATGTAGCCTAATAAAATTTGACTCTTTTTCTATAAGTAAACAATTATATACActttcatttaattataaagTCTAATAAAGTAAATAcctatatttatatactttACAAATACTAATTTTATGCATGTGTACGTAGTGAcgaattagtgacggatcagtttctcccagttagtgacggattagttaCGGATTTGTGACatggtaattaaaaccgtcaaacaTTTGACAGAACCGTCCAAAAtagaccaaatgtgatccgatttcaaatgtgagagaccgaataattcaaaagataatattttggaccaaaataaaaaaaacgcaatatgttaaggacctaaTTGAGACTTTAGTCTACAGTTTATATccaattttttcttcttctttttttttttattttttaattaatttttttactctataaatactcttaattcatcctcatttcacacacaattttttttattttttaaaattttaatttgtaattttttttatgttgtgtgttttttaatgaagtgtgtttgttttaattgaattgagttggaaataaaaataaaaaaatgaaattgaatgaatagtaatttaagggacggtttaagggacggttaagggacggatggttgcaggttccgtcccttagttaagggattgagtaaaaaagtacagtggacccctcaaatagtagtttaagagacggtatagagacagcgtagtggatggcctaaggCCACTCGCAACGCGTCACACGGGTGGCCCGTCACTAagagacgagacggcggcgtgacgcgttgcagcgctcCGTCTCGTCCCAAACCCGCTCTGCGTTCTGTCCCACCGTGAcgaatggcgagacgtctcgccacgagCCAAGCCGACGTGGcacgctccggcgccatgcgtgacgtcCACTCGCCGgaccgcgagtgggcatcgtcacgctgatgcaataaattattttttaaaaaacaattcgaattaaataaaaaaaataaaaaaatggtaatattaccgtttttcctttttttttttaatttttttagtctataaatattcctaattcaacctcatttcacacacaaatacacatctattcttctcaaatcatctccatttcttctccaattttcatctaacctctcaacacaaaatgtccggcgacggaaactctggcggtggcggctccggcgggttcgacatcaacgcgttcggcgactggggggcatgtacaatgtcctaggtggtgattctggttcgtcgacgccgggcacccagggttcgtcgacgtcgggggtaccaaccaccccattttgatgtggatacatacgcccgtccctccgccccgagatattcgcatggattatcccagattcgagaggattattccgttgaacccactccggaagaaggccgaggcggtggaagctccagggtgGAGgtggacgaggaggaggaggatctaggccggcatccgtacggccccaaagaaacgttggcggtgtacaacgcctggatcagcgtctcctacgatcccatcgtcgggaatcaacaaccacGGAAGTGCTTctaggaaaaggtcaccgaggcctaccacgagattaagccgaaggggtcccgccgccgcacatataagatgctccgcgctcactttgaccgagttgacagagaggtcaaaaaattttgcgccatctacaagagtgaaaCGGCTccttaccaaagcggagccacgggagccgacattctgaggtcggctttgcgagtctactacgacgacaccgccaaacaattcaaatatgtcgatgtttgggaggtcgtcaaagacgaggaaaggtgggccggcggtgtgaggtccagctcgggctcgacctcgaagcgcacgaagcacacggcgggtggccaatactcgtctagtgagggcggttcgggcagcacCGCAGGTGAGTTtacctcgcaggaggttgagggcacgacagacgatgccggggggtcctcccctgggcgccgtcggccgcaagggagaaatgcggcgaatgcggctagagggaggtggggccgagccgaatcaagccaggcgggttcgggggcaccctcgaaatccctaatgtccatgtataTGACAGCCACAATGACGGACACTTctcgcatgacgcctccccaataccaagcctatcttgccggaattgagtttatggcaagacaacttggtattccgcctccaggtggcttcagtgcacctccactgCCTtcaggggatgattcgccggcagagtagttttttttattttctataaaattgtattttaaattatgtaatttttattttttaggattttaattatgtgtttttttttatttttttgaattctaagttgtatttttattttatgttgtaattttattatttttaatgaagtgtgtttttattaattgaatttgttggaaataaaaataaaaaatgaaattgaatgaatagtaatttaagggacggataacagatggagggttgcaggttccgtcctagagttaagagatgaagtaaaaaagtacagtggggcccatgaatagtaatttaagggatggATAAGTGACAGGTTGCGGATGACCTAACCAGTGTGTCACGCTATAACCAGTGGCAGACACACATCCAAGGGTGGAAGGTCTTAAGCTCTCcccaaatta from Salvia splendens isolate huo1 chromosome 4, SspV2, whole genome shotgun sequence encodes the following:
- the LOC121799905 gene encoding solute carrier family 35 member F2-like, whose amino-acid sequence is MSRTLQLIFLGQLVSLDLAVVSFTVSLITNQGVDAPMSVSFFSYLALAAVYGSVLVWRRQKLRVSWYWYVCLAFVDVQGNYLVTKAYQYTSITSVTLLDCCTIAWAILLTWMFLGTRYVISHFLGVSLSLLGLALVVLSDYDPTAQDASEPLLGDILVIAGTLFLAMSNVGMELCVKKKDRIEVMAMIGVFGMLITGSWMATYERKSLGSITWSPRLVYSYVGCTIASFTFCTLGPLVLKMSGATLFNLSLLTSDMWVLLIRIFIYKQQVKWLYYPAYALVILGIFIYLTKGSDEATDVVDDDYCIVEEQNPHFRDGNQS
- the LOC121797941 gene encoding zinc finger A20 and AN1 domain-containing stress-associated protein 6-like, with protein sequence MAEEHGFQSPEGHRLCANNCGFFGSPATQNFCSKCYHDLCLENSADSTSVFPAPLTTGGGGSSAPAHHAAAAVSISLPEKAQIQAAPAAANRCSACRKKVGLTGFRCRCGVTFCGTHRYPEKHACSFDFKSVGREAIAKANPLVKAEKLERI